In Trichocoleus desertorum NBK24, the following are encoded in one genomic region:
- a CDS encoding pentapeptide repeat-containing protein, with the protein MNVNELLKRYTAGEKDFGGIELPKAPLQAAILRGISLKGADLVGANLSGADLRGADLSGANLTGANLTGVNLSQARLLGTILRGANLSQADLVKADLSRANLVGANLKAANLVQANLNRASLGEADLHGANLYQANLRRAHLYEADLIGATLRGVDLSSADLLGASLIRADLTDAILTAADLSNTQWTGINLTGAKLHGATLPEGMLALVQV; encoded by the coding sequence ATGAATGTGAATGAGCTGCTAAAGCGCTATACAGCGGGTGAGAAGGATTTTGGTGGCATAGAATTACCAAAAGCACCGCTACAGGCAGCCATTCTGAGAGGAATTAGCCTCAAAGGGGCTGATTTAGTTGGGGCAAATCTGAGTGGCGCTGATCTCAGGGGTGCTGACCTAAGTGGGGCTAACCTAACGGGCGCTAATTTAACGGGGGTGAACCTGAGTCAAGCCCGCTTGTTGGGCACAATTCTCAGAGGTGCCAATTTGAGTCAAGCTGATTTAGTCAAAGCCGATCTCAGCCGAGCCAATTTGGTCGGGGCGAACTTGAAAGCCGCCAACTTAGTTCAAGCCAATCTCAATCGAGCCAGTTTAGGCGAAGCGGATCTGCATGGAGCGAATCTGTATCAGGCTAATTTGCGACGGGCTCACTTATATGAAGCAGATCTGATTGGAGCCACATTGCGCGGTGTAGATTTGAGCAGTGCTGATCTACTAGGTGCCAGTTTGATCCGGGCTGATTTGACAGATGCTATTTTGACCGCAGCCGATTTAAGTAATACTCAATGGACAGGCATCAATCTGACCGGGGCAAAGCTACATGGAGCCACCTTGCCAGAAGGAATGCTAGCCTTGGTGCAGGTATAG
- a CDS encoding LuxR C-terminal-related transcriptional regulator, protein MDSKAQMSGTFPLFASPVEAQFGQFGRSPDSSPNSNPNSNLEQQVAKLDLALLNALLNSLGQGFIVVSPTLQLIYWNQRAVELCRWFPPTRSALPEELETFCRLFLQRNCPEGKVVLADYQIEPRMRLQVSARWLKGMANSADPTAATNLEPGILLVLQDRQAILEEELQLVQTQLELTKREAEIWLLLKQEYSYQEIAQTLQVSLNTVKTHIKNLYSKKRIYQC, encoded by the coding sequence TTGGACTCAAAAGCTCAGATGAGCGGTACCTTTCCACTCTTTGCCTCACCTGTAGAGGCGCAATTTGGGCAATTTGGGCGATCGCCTGATAGCAGCCCTAACAGCAACCCTAACAGCAACCTAGAACAGCAGGTAGCAAAGCTGGATTTGGCCTTACTCAATGCTCTGCTGAATTCCTTAGGGCAGGGGTTTATAGTCGTTTCTCCGACCCTCCAACTCATTTATTGGAATCAGCGAGCGGTAGAACTTTGCCGTTGGTTTCCTCCCACGCGCTCAGCATTGCCAGAAGAACTAGAAACCTTTTGCCGCCTTTTCCTGCAACGCAATTGCCCGGAAGGGAAAGTGGTTTTAGCCGACTACCAGATTGAGCCGAGGATGAGACTGCAAGTTTCGGCCCGTTGGCTTAAAGGTATGGCTAACTCTGCTGACCCCACCGCTGCTACCAATCTGGAACCGGGGATTTTGCTCGTGTTGCAGGATCGCCAAGCCATCTTAGAAGAAGAACTACAGCTGGTCCAGACCCAACTAGAGCTAACTAAGCGAGAAGCTGAGATCTGGCTATTGCTAAAACAGGAGTATAGCTACCAAGAAATCGCTCAAACCCTGCAAGTCAGCCTCAACACAGTCAAAACCCATATCAAAAATCTTTATTCAAAAAAACGAATTTATCAGTGCTGA
- a CDS encoding 2Fe-2S iron-sulfur cluster-binding protein produces the protein MTRSYSIRIYNRQKGTHHTVQVPEDRYILHSAENQGVELPFACRNGACTSCAVRVISGELAQPEAVGLSPHLRDRGYALLCVSYPRSDLEVETQDEDEVYELQFGRYFGKGKIKVGLPLDED, from the coding sequence ATGACCCGTTCCTACTCTATTCGTATCTATAATCGCCAGAAGGGTACTCACCATACCGTTCAGGTACCTGAAGATCGCTATATCTTGCACAGTGCCGAAAACCAAGGGGTAGAGCTGCCTTTTGCTTGTCGTAATGGTGCTTGCACGAGCTGTGCGGTGCGCGTTATCTCCGGGGAACTCGCCCAGCCAGAAGCGGTGGGTCTTTCTCCACATTTGCGCGATCGCGGTTATGCCTTGCTCTGTGTCAGCTACCCCCGCTCTGATTTAGAGGTCGAAACTCAAGACGAAGATGAAGTCTATGAGCTGCAATTTGGTCGTTACTTTGGTAAGGGCAAGATCAAAGTGGGTCTGCCTTTGGATGAAGACTAA
- a CDS encoding thermonuclease family protein produces the protein MSQGQRRSRFQGLWWQLGVVCCLWLLTTWLTACQSAISPSGTSARVEQVVSGQAIEVTPTKNSGDAPERVRLIGIDAPDLAQEPWGKEAKQQLEQLIGNKAISLEPGLEPRDRYERTLAYVWQDGKLLNEKLVEAGYALAVPRSPNTKYDQRLKRAQEKARLMGVGIWKPDQPMRLTPAEFRAQNR, from the coding sequence GTGAGCCAAGGCCAGAGGCGATCGCGATTTCAAGGCTTATGGTGGCAGTTGGGAGTAGTCTGCTGCCTCTGGTTGCTGACAACTTGGCTGACGGCATGCCAAAGTGCTATCTCCCCTTCAGGCACCTCAGCCAGGGTAGAGCAAGTCGTCAGTGGACAAGCCATTGAAGTCACTCCTACCAAAAACTCTGGAGACGCACCAGAGCGCGTGCGACTGATTGGTATTGACGCCCCAGATTTGGCCCAGGAGCCTTGGGGAAAAGAAGCTAAGCAGCAATTAGAGCAGCTCATTGGCAACAAGGCTATTAGTTTGGAGCCTGGGCTAGAACCACGCGATCGCTACGAACGAACTCTGGCTTATGTCTGGCAAGATGGCAAGCTGCTAAACGAAAAGCTGGTAGAAGCGGGCTATGCACTGGCAGTACCGCGATCGCCGAACACCAAGTACGACCAACGCTTAAAGCGTGCCCAAGAAAAAGCCAGACTCATGGGGGTAGGAATTTGGAAACCCGACCAACCCATGCGCCTGACTCCGGCAGAATTTCGCGCCCAAAATCGGTAG